The following proteins are encoded in a genomic region of Elgaria multicarinata webbii isolate HBS135686 ecotype San Diego chromosome 16, rElgMul1.1.pri, whole genome shotgun sequence:
- the CALML4 gene encoding calmodulin-like protein 4 isoform X1, with amino-acid sequence MAKFLSQDQINEFKECFSLYDKKQKGKIKASDLITVMRCLGTSPTPGEVTRHLQLHKVDVSAELDFSVFLTIIYRQMRQEDPRNEILLAMSMADKQKTGFITVAELRAKLMNLGEKLSREEVDNLLKDAEVGHNGIVKYEDLVQSITLPVADY; translated from the exons atg GCAAAATTTCTGTCCCAGGATCAAATCAATG AGTTCAAGGAATGTTTTTCCCTCTACGATAAGAAACAAAAAGGCAAGATAAAGGCCAGCGACCTGATCACGGTTATGCGCTGCCTGGGGACCAGCCCCACCCCAGGAGAGGTGACCAGACATCTTCAGCTACACAAAGTGG ATGTCAGTGCTGAGCTGGATTTTTCAGTTTTCCTGACAATAATATACAGGCAAATGCGGCAAGAAGATCCTAGAAATGAAATCCTCTTGGCCATGTCAATGGCAGACAAGCAGAAGACTGGATTCATCACAGTGGCAGAACTGAGGGCCAAGCTGATGAACTTAGGAGAAAAGTTGTCCAGGGAAGAGG TGGACAACCTTTTGAAGGACGCTGAAGTGGGACACAATGGAATAGTAAAGTATGAAGACTTAGTCCAGTCAATCACACTTCCTGTTGCTGATTACTGA
- the CALML4 gene encoding calmodulin-like protein 4 isoform X2, protein MRCLGTSPTPGEVTRHLQLHKVDVSAELDFSVFLTIIYRQMRQEDPRNEILLAMSMADKQKTGFITVAELRAKLMNLGEKLSREEVDNLLKDAEVGHNGIVKYEDLVQSITLPVADY, encoded by the exons ATGCGCTGCCTGGGGACCAGCCCCACCCCAGGAGAGGTGACCAGACATCTTCAGCTACACAAAGTGG ATGTCAGTGCTGAGCTGGATTTTTCAGTTTTCCTGACAATAATATACAGGCAAATGCGGCAAGAAGATCCTAGAAATGAAATCCTCTTGGCCATGTCAATGGCAGACAAGCAGAAGACTGGATTCATCACAGTGGCAGAACTGAGGGCCAAGCTGATGAACTTAGGAGAAAAGTTGTCCAGGGAAGAGG TGGACAACCTTTTGAAGGACGCTGAAGTGGGACACAATGGAATAGTAAAGTATGAAGACTTAGTCCAGTCAATCACACTTCCTGTTGCTGATTACTGA